The segment CCGCGCCCCGCGGCGTGGATTTGGACGCCTGGCCGCCGGTGTTGGAGTACACCTCGGTGTCGAGCACGATCAGATTCACATCGCGGCCGCTGGCCAGCACGTGATCCAGGCCACCGTAACCAATGTCATACGCCCAGCCGTCCCCGCCCACCGCCCACACGCTGCGGCGCACCAGGCTGTCGGCCACGCCCAGCAGCATGCGCGCCTCGCTGGTGTTCTGCCCGCGCAGCTTCTCCTTCAGCGCCGCCACCCGCTGGCGCTGCTCGTAAATGCCGGCTTCGTCGGATTGATCGGCCGTGATCAGCCCGCGCACCAGCTCGTCGCCCAGCAACGGCGCCAGCTTCTGCGCCAGCTCCCGCGCCAGCTCCGCCTGCTTGTCCAGCGACACCCGGAAGCCCAGCGCAAACTCCGCCGTGTCCTCAAACAACGAGTTGTTCCACGCCGGCCCGCGCCCTTCATGGTTCTTGGACCAGGGCGTGGTGGGCAGGTTGCCGCCGTAAATGGAGGAGCAGCCCGTGGCGTTGGCCACCACCATCCGATCCCCGAACAACTGCGTCAGCATCTTCAAATACGGCGTCTCCCCGCAGCCGGCGCAGGCGCCGGAAAACTCAAACAGCGGCTGCAACAACTGCTGCTGCCGGAGTTGCGACACCTTGACCTTCCGGCGGTCCACCTCCGGAATGGTCAGGAAGAAGTTCCAGTTCTCGCGCTCGGTCAGGCGCAGCGGCATCTGCGGCCGCATGTTGATGGCCTTGAGCTTCGAGTCGCTCTTGTTTTTCACCGGACACACGTCCACGCACAGCACGCAGCCGGTGCAGTCCTCCGCCGCCACCTGCAGGGTGTATTTCAACCCCTTGAACTCCGGCGCGCGCGCGTCCGTGCTCTTGAAGGTGGCCGGCGCCCCCGCCAGGTATTTGGCCTCGTACACCTTCGGCCGGATGGCCGCATGCGGGCAGATGGCCGCGCACTTGCCGCACTGGATGCAGATGGTTTCATCCCAAACCGGGATTTCCAGCGCCAGGTTGCGCTTCTCGTACTGCGCCGTGCCCGTGGGGAAGGTGCCGTCCGGCGTGAAGCAGCTCACCGGCAGCAAGTCGCCCTCGTTGCCGTAAATGCGGCCCAGCGTGTTGGCAATATCCTTGGGCGCATTGGCGGTGAAGGGCGGCGGCAGCTCGCGCGTGCTGGTCACCTTGTCCGGCACCTTGACTTCAAACAGATTCGCCAGCGTTTGATCCACCGCCGCAATGTTCTTGTTCACCACCTCATCCCCCTTGCGGCCGTAGGTCTTTTTGATGGCGTTTTTGATCTCCGCAATCGCCTCCTCGCGCGGCAGCACGCCCGCCAGCGCAAAGAAGCACGTCTGCATGATGGTGTTGATGCGCGAACCCATGCCCGTCTCCCGCGCCACCCGGATGGCGTCAATGACGTAGAATTTGGCCTTCTTCTCGATCAACGCCTTCTGCACCGGCCGGGGCAGCCGATCCCACACTTCGTCCTTCGAGAACGGCGTGTTCAGCAGGAACGTGCCACCCGGCACCAGCGGCTTCAGCATGTCATACCGCTCCAGAAACACCGGCTGATGGCAGGCCACAAAATTGGCCTTGCTGATCAGATAGGTCGAGCGGATCGGCCGCGGCCCAAATCGCAAATGCGAAATGGTCACCGCCCCGGCCTTCTTCGAGTCATACACAAAGTAGCCCTGGGCGTAGTTGTCGGTGTTCTCGCCAATGATCTTGATCGAATTCTTGTTCGCGCCCACCGTCCCATCCGAACCCAGCCCGTAAAACATCGCCCGCACCACATCATCCGGCTCGGTGGAAAATTCCGGATCATACGGCAGGCTGAAGTGCGTCACGTCATCCTCGATGCCCACCGTGAAGTGATTCCGCGGCTGCGCCGCCGCCAGATTGTCAAACACCGCCTTGACCATCGCCGGCGTAAATTCCTTCGAGGACAGCCCATACCGGCCGCCCACCACCTTGGGCAGGCTCTTGAGCTGGCCGTAACCGGCCCCCAGCCCCTCCACCAGCGCGTTCTGCACGTCCAGATGCAGCGGCTCGGCCGACGCCCCCGGCTCCTTGCAGCGATCCAGCACGGCGATGGCCTTGACCGTCGGCGGCAGC is part of the Verrucomicrobiia bacterium genome and harbors:
- the nifJ gene encoding pyruvate:ferredoxin (flavodoxin) oxidoreductase, whose translation is MNRPYITIDGNEAVAYVAYRCNEVMSIYPITPSSNMGEWCDQWASEGIPNLWGTVPQVVEMQSEAGAAGAVHGALQTGALTCTFTAAQGLLLKIPNMLKIAGELTPTVFHISARTVATHALSIFGDHSDVMMARMTGFALLSSTSVQEAMDFALIAQASTLESRVPFLHFFDGFRTSHEVSKIELVTEDDMRAMIDEKLILAHRQRALNPDNPVLRGTAQNPDVFFQAREACNPFYLACPDVVERVMDKFAALTGRTYKLFQYVGAPDAERVIVLMGSGAETAHETVEYLTARGEKVGVLKVRLFRPFDIRRFMEALPPTVKAIAVLDRCKEPGASAEPLHLDVQNALVEGLGAGYGQLKSLPKVVGGRYGLSSKEFTPAMVKAVFDNLAAAQPRNHFTVGIEDDVTHFSLPYDPEFSTEPDDVVRAMFYGLGSDGTVGANKNSIKIIGENTDNYAQGYFVYDSKKAGAVTISHLRFGPRPIRSTYLISKANFVACHQPVFLERYDMLKPLVPGGTFLLNTPFSKDEVWDRLPRPVQKALIEKKAKFYVIDAIRVARETGMGSRINTIMQTCFFALAGVLPREEAIAEIKNAIKKTYGRKGDEVVNKNIAAVDQTLANLFEVKVPDKVTSTRELPPPFTANAPKDIANTLGRIYGNEGDLLPVSCFTPDGTFPTGTAQYEKRNLALEIPVWDETICIQCGKCAAICPHAAIRPKVYEAKYLAGAPATFKSTDARAPEFKGLKYTLQVAAEDCTGCVLCVDVCPVKNKSDSKLKAINMRPQMPLRLTERENWNFFLTIPEVDRRKVKVSQLRQQQLLQPLFEFSGACAGCGETPYLKMLTQLFGDRMVVANATGCSSIYGGNLPTTPWSKNHEGRGPAWNNSLFEDTAEFALGFRVSLDKQAELARELAQKLAPLLGDELVRGLITADQSDEAGIYEQRQRVAALKEKLRGQNTSEARMLLGVADSLVRRSVWAVGGDGWAYDIGYGGLDHVLASGRDVNLIVLDTEVYSNTGGQASKSTPRGAVAKFAAGGKPVSKKDLGLIAMSYGSVYVASVAMGAKDEHTLRAMIEAESYPGPSIIIAYSHCIAHGIDLDRGIGARQQKLAVESGQWLLYRYDPRRAEKGENPLQLDSPAAKLKVQDYLMSENRFKMLMKSKPEDARRYFEQAQKDAEARWQLYAYLAARKYGPAQPAAPAAS